One segment of Nothobranchius furzeri strain GRZ-AD chromosome 13, NfurGRZ-RIMD1, whole genome shotgun sequence DNA contains the following:
- the aldoca gene encoding fructose-bisphosphate aldolase C-A, protein MTHQFPALSEVQKKELHEIALRIISPGKGILAADESVGSMAKRLAQVGVENTEENRRQYRQILFSADDRINSCIGGVIFFHETLYQHSDKGVPFVKLIRDRGVLIGVKVDKGVVPLAGTCGETTTQGLDGLAERCVQYKKDGAVFAKWRCVLKISDANPSKLAISENANVLARYSSICQQHGIVPIIEPEILPDGDHDLKRCQYVTEKVLSAVYKAMADHHVYLEGSLLKPNMVTPGHSCITKYSPEEVAMATVTAIRRTVPPAVPGIAFLSGGQGEEEASVHLNAINNCPLAKPWILTFSFGRALQASALRAWRGHKENEKTATEQFIKRAEVNGLACQGKYTGADNYGDAGQRVYGSHHAY, encoded by the exons ATGACGCACCAGTTCCCAGCACTCTCCGAGGTCCAGAAGAAGGAGCTCCATGAGATCGCTTTACGCATCATTTCTCCAGGGAAAGGGATCCTGGCTGCAGACGAGTCCGTAG GCAGCATGGCAAAGAGGCTTGCCCAGGTTGGAGTGGAGAACACGGAGGAAAACCGCAGACAGTACCGCCAGATCCTGTTTAGTGCCGACGATCGCATCAACAGCTGCATCGGAGGAGTCATCTTCTTCCACGAGACTCTGTACCAGCACTCTGATAAAGGCGTTCCCTTTGTTAAACTGATCAGGGACAGGGGCGTCCTGATCGGTGTCAAG GTGGACAAAGGAGTGGTTCCTCTGGCAGGAACGTGTGGAGAAACCACCACACAGG GTCTGGACGGACTGGCTGAGCGCTGTGTTCAGTATAAAAAGGACGGCGCGGTGTTTGCAAAGTGGCGCTGTGTGCTCAAAATCAGCGACGCCAATCCATCCAAACTGGCCATCTCAGAAAATGCCAACGTCCTCGCTCGCTACTCCAGCATCTGCCAGCAG CATGGTATTGTGCCCATCATTGAGCCGGAGATCTTGCCTGATGGCGATCATGACCTGAAACGATGCCAGTACGTCACTGAAAAG GTCCTGTCTGCGGTGTACAAGGCCATGGCAGACCACCACGTCTACCTAGAAGGTTCTCTCCTCAAGCCCAACATGGTCACTCCTGGCCATAGCTGCATTACCAAATACAGTCCAGAGGAGGTTGCTATGGCAACAGTCACAGCCATACGTCGCACTGTTCCCCCAGCTGTCCCCG GAATTGCTTTCCTCTCAGGGGGCCAGGGCGAAGAAGAGGCCTCTGTCCATCTCAACGCCATCAACAACTGTCCCCTGGCCAAACCCTGGATCTTGACCTTCTCCTTTGGTCGAGCCCTGCAGGCATCTGCCCTCAGAGCCTGGAGAGGACACAAGGAGAATGAGAAAACCGCCACAGAGCAGTTTATCAAGCGAGCAGAG GTGAACGGTCTGGCATGTCAGGGGAAATACACCGGCGCCGATAACTACGGCGATGCTGGCCAACGCGTCTACGGTTCCCACCATGCATATTAA
- the LOC107379975 gene encoding protein FAM222B: MLACLPALGDPTIRFLPCTQMNTGPQKWETTQKMRSAVYPTPAELDAYAKKVANNPLTIQIFPNSIKVPQRKHVRRTVNGLDTSSSSQRHSPYASQVTSSGGLLAVLRAPVKGFIKQSHNSRTRQQKAVMNPQTGPYATQSTLNLPHSAPHLPVPSQPATQKQSMAHAPALQQHQSLAHSMTLQQHQPQALQQRSMAHSHALQRQQSMPQVPSTQQPRLAHPQALQTQQDLARTQTLQQGPSLSSVIPQQHLSHVHTLKHQTVTPQALVTQQGATQDLRHPSEGAQLQNLPHTQGLPHAVPTGPPSMSNNLQQPPVGQYGPRKLPDVDAPPNVTVSTSTIPLSMAASLHQNRPSDLSSIVHQIYQLCQARAGMGITSVCEGQIANPSPISRNLLINASSRVSQHSVLGSGPSCLMVGHPDQAAAQTPSGTLHSQTTTAAPNDMATFHTDSEKVQQLKHHLQQQKQQQQHLQQQQQRSWAQHQLAHMQQPPEGVHPCKNPRLELSGECAFPSQNLSYAHKLPNAAQGFPLKHPTETSHSSSPVNCPGGSMPYINGHYMQLPWSSIPNAAGNSGNGLQDLPVDFHRGQASAATDRIPGAKYRPSKDGPPTGHSKMMQRMDFLGEDFQMPGLPDPNMDVVQKMHRSAMGQVKDSSNSGGVHTHHPGYH; this comes from the exons ATGCTGGCTTGTTTGCCAGCATTAGGAGACCCTACCATCCGATTTCTTCCTTGCACGCAGATGAACACTGGACCTCAGAAAT GGGAAACTACACAGAAGATGAGATCTGCCGTCTATCCAACCCCAGCCGAGTTGGATGCCTATGCTAAGAAAGTAGCCAACAACCCTCTGACCATCCAGATCTTCCCCAACAGCATCAAGGTTCCTCAAAGGAAGCACGTGCGTCGCACAGTCAACGGGCTTGACACGTCCTCGTCCAGCCAACGCCACAGCCCCTACGCTTCTCAGGTCACCTCCAGTGGAGGCCTGCTGGCTGTCCTTCGAGCACCTGTTAAGGGCTTCATCAAACAGTCGCATAATAGCCGCACTAGACAACAGAAGGCAGTCATGAACCCTCAAACTGGGCCGTACGCCACTCAAAGCACTTTAAATCTTCCTCATTCTGCTCCGCACCTACCAGTCCCCTCCCAGCCTGCAACCCAGAAGCAGAGTATGGCTCACGCTCCGGCCCTGCAGCAGCATCAAAGTTTGGCTCATTCAATGACTCTACAGCAGCACCAGCCCCAGGCTTTGCAGCAGAGGAGCATGGCCCATTCTCACGCACTACAGCGGCAGCAGAGCATGCCCCAGGTTCCGTCTACACAGCAGCCGAGACTGGCTCACCCACAAGCACTACAGACACAGCAGGACCTGGCTCGCACCCAGACTCTGCAGCAGGGCCCGTCTCTTTCATCAGTCATTCCACAGCAGCATCTTTCTCATGTGCACACTCTGAAGCATCAGACTGTTACTCCACAAGCTTTAGTTACTCAGCAGGGAGCCACTCAGGATCTGCGCCACCCATCTGAAGGAGCTCAGCTTCAGAACTTGCCACACACCCAGGGGCTCCCCCATGCAGTGCCTACAGGACCTCCATCCATGTCTAACAACCTCCAGCAGCCCCCTGTAGGACAGTATGGCCCACGGAAGCTGCCAGATGTGGACGCCCCACCAAATGTAACTGTATCTACCTCCACCATACCACTGTCGATGGCAGCCAGCTTGCATCAGAACCGGCCCAGTGACCTGAGCAGCATTGTACACCAAATCTACCAGCTGTGCCAGGCTCGGGCCGGCATGGGCATCACCTCAGTCTGTGAGGGCCAGATTGCCAACCCCAGCCCCATTAGCCGCAACCTGCTGATCAACGCTAGCTCGAGGGTGTCTCAGCACTCGGTTCTGGGCAGTGGTCCCAGCTGCCTCATGGTGGGACACCCAGACCAAGCTGCAGCTCAGACACCCAGTGGTACACTCCACTCTCAGACCACTACCGCTGCTCCTAACGATATGGCTACCTTTCACACTGACAGCGAGAAGGTGCAGCAGCTTAAGCACCATTTGCAGCaacagaaacagcagcagcaacatctgcagcagcagcagcagcgctcCTGGGCCCAGCATCAACTGGCCCACATGCAGCAGCCTCCTGAAGGAGTTCACCCCTGCAAAAACCCGAGGTTGGAGCTGTCGGGCGAGTGTGCTTTCCCGTCTCAGAACCTCAGCTACGCCCACAAGCTGCCCAATGCAGCACAGGGCTTTCCTCTGAAACACCCCACTGAAACGTCACACTCTTCCTCCCCCGTGAACTGCCCGGGAGGGTCTATGCCTTACATTAATGGGCACTACATGCAGCTGCCTTGGAGCAGCATCCCAAATGCAGCAGGGAACAGTGGGAATGGTCTTCAAGACCTGCCGGTGGATTTCCATAGAGGGCAGGCTTCTGCCGCTACAGACCGCATTCCAGGGGCAAAATACAGGCCCAGCAAAGACGGGCCCCCCACTGGCCACTCAAAGATGATGCAGAGAATGGACTTTTTAGGTGAGGATTTTCAGATGCCCGGTTTACCGGATCCGAACATGGATGTGGTACAGAAGATGCACAGGTCTGCCATGGGCCAAGTAAAGGATTCCAGTAACAGCGGAGGTGTCCACACTCACCACCCAGGCTACCATTAA